A window of Conger conger chromosome 13, fConCon1.1, whole genome shotgun sequence contains these coding sequences:
- the mrps23 gene encoding 28S ribosomal protein S23, mitochondrial codes for MAGSRLEKFGTVYSRVRDLMRAGVMKEKDKPIWFDVYAAFPPMSEPLYIKPKPRVFGKVTDPVPDVFYKEDAIRAKFFKVYGSGPKAFELGKTNFVSPCQRFVVKYQELKAQEHLEEQDLFEGAGRVLLSEGIILRRRGVPMQRRDAAAGAKPDVSADASADADISADADVSADISADASSDADVSADASADADVSADASADASADADVSADASADASADADVSADASADADVSADASADAKPDVSADISADAKPDVSAVISADPKPDVSAVISADVSADVSADAKPDVSADISADAKPDAKPDAEGAGPRNTPGTSS; via the exons ATGGCTGGGAGTCGGCTTGAAAAGTTCGGCACAGTGTATTCGCG GGTTCGGGACTTGATGCGGGCGGGTGTCATGAAAGAGAAGGACAAGCCAATTTGGTTCGATGTATACGCCGCCTTTCCACCCATGAGCGAGCCCCTGTATATAAAACCTAAGCCCAGGGTGTTCGGAAAGGTGACTGATCCCGTGCCAGACGTCTTTTACAAAGAGGATGCGATCAGAGC GAAATTCTTTAAGGTGTATGGAAGTGGGCCGAAGGCTTTTGAGCTCGGCAAAACCAACTTTGTGTCACCTTGTCAAAG gtttgttGTGAAGTACCAGGAGTTGAAGGCGCAGGAGCACCTGGAGGAGCAGGACCTGTTTGAGGGAGCAGGGAGAGTCCTCCTCTCAGAAGGCATCATTCTGCGAAGGAGGGGCGTTCCTATG CAACGCCGAGACGCCGCCGCAGGTGCCAAGCCAGACGTCAGTGCGGACGCCAGTGCAGATGCAGACATCAGCGCAGACGCAGACGTCAGTGCAGACATCAGCGCAGATGCCAGTTCAGACGCAGACGTCAGTGCGGACGCCAGTGCAGACGCAGACGTCAGTGCGGACGCCAGTGCAGACGCCAGTGCAGACGCAGACGTCAGTGCGGACGCCAGTGCAGACGCCAGTGCAGACGCAGACGTCAGTGCGGACGCCAGTGCTGATGCAGACGTCAGTGCGGACGCCAGTGCAGACGCCAAGCCGGACGTCAGCGCAGACATCAGTGCAGACGCCAAGCCAGACGTCAGCGCAGTCATCAGTGCAGACCCCAAGCCAGACGTCAGCGCAGTCATCAGTGCAGACGTCAGTGCAGACGTCAGTGCAGACGCCAAGCCAGACGTCAGCGCAGACATCAGTGCAGACGCCAAGCCAGATGCCAAGCCAGACGCTGAGGGAGCAGGTCCAAGGAACACCCCCGGGACGTCTTCCTGA
- the lyrm9 gene encoding LYR motif-containing protein 9 — MDMPPLPGAELVQTPVQLYRYLLRCCKKLPTPVMQQHYRHAVRQGYSSHADEDDPRRISQIIQRAIEDADWILNKYKQN, encoded by the exons ATGGACATGCCTCCGTTACCAGGCGCTGAGTTGGTTCAGACCCCGGTACAGCTGTACCGCTACTTACTTCGGTGCTGCAAGAAATTACCTACTCCGGTCATGCAACAGCACTATCGGCATGCAGTGAGACAG GGATACAGCAGTCATGCAGATGAAGATGACCCTCGTCGGATCTCCCAGATCATTCAGCGGGCTATTGAGGATGCCGACTGGATCCTCAACAAA taTAAGCAGAATTAG